The following coding sequences are from one Pseudonocardia sp. EC080619-01 window:
- a CDS encoding NAD(P)-dependent alcohol dehydrogenase — translation MKAVRVHAYKQDPQLEDIPEPTIQGPLDVIVKVGGAGVCRTDLHIIDGDWADIQNPDLPYVIGHENAGWVHAVGDGVTNVKVGDTVILHPQPSCGLCTMCRYGRDMQCTGDAFFPGLSNNDGGMAEYLRTTARACVKLNPDTNPADVAALADAGITAYHAVRKSVPFLYPGTTAVVQGAGGLGHIGIQALAALTATKIIVVDKNPAALDLAKKIGADETVVADGNHVEAVQEITGGGATVTFDFVAEQGAELDAWAMTGPAGYQFMLGYGGEFKAPTLDFVAGEKNVIGNIVGTYNDLAELMVLAQAGKVTLHTVQYPLDRALDALHDLDAGKVRGRAILVP, via the coding sequence GTGAAGGCCGTGCGGGTGCACGCGTACAAGCAGGACCCCCAGCTCGAGGACATCCCCGAGCCGACGATCCAGGGACCGCTCGACGTCATCGTCAAGGTCGGCGGTGCCGGTGTCTGCCGGACCGACCTGCACATCATCGACGGCGACTGGGCCGACATCCAGAACCCGGACCTGCCCTACGTGATCGGGCACGAGAACGCCGGGTGGGTGCACGCCGTCGGCGACGGCGTCACGAACGTCAAGGTCGGCGACACCGTCATCCTGCACCCGCAGCCGTCGTGCGGGCTGTGCACTATGTGCCGCTACGGGCGGGACATGCAGTGCACCGGCGACGCCTTCTTCCCCGGCCTGTCGAACAACGACGGCGGCATGGCCGAGTACCTGCGCACCACCGCCCGGGCGTGCGTGAAGCTGAACCCGGACACCAACCCGGCCGACGTCGCCGCGCTCGCCGACGCCGGCATCACCGCCTACCACGCGGTCCGCAAGTCGGTGCCGTTCCTCTACCCGGGCACCACCGCCGTCGTGCAGGGCGCGGGCGGGCTCGGGCACATCGGCATCCAGGCGCTCGCCGCGCTGACCGCGACGAAGATCATCGTCGTCGACAAGAACCCGGCCGCGCTGGACCTGGCGAAGAAGATCGGGGCGGACGAGACGGTCGTCGCCGACGGCAACCACGTCGAGGCGGTCCAGGAGATCACCGGCGGCGGCGCCACCGTCACCTTCGACTTCGTCGCCGAGCAGGGCGCCGAGCTCGACGCCTGGGCGATGACCGGTCCGGCCGGCTACCAGTTCATGCTCGGCTACGGCGGCGAGTTCAAGGCCCCGACGCTGGACTTCGTCGCCGGCGAGAAGAACGTCATCGGCAACATCGTCGGCACCTACAACGACCTGGCCGAGCTGATGGTCCTGGCGCAGGCCGGGAAGGTCACCCTGCACACCGTGCAGTACCCGCTGGACCGGGCGCTCGACGCCCTGCACGACCTCGACGCGGGCAAGGTCCGCGGCCGGGCGATCCTCGTTCCCTGA
- a CDS encoding amidohydrolase family protein: MYEKDGEKYFVVDSHSHFWDASRENWVEGREQYAKGWIDCFYGYHQLGPPETHWDWEHYLKVSADDFERDMFIEGHVDYAIFQSTYLKEWYKNGFNTIDQNAELLERFGDRVIVNGRFDPREGDAGLRQLEADMEKYHFKGVKLYTAEWNGDSRGYKLTDPEAYRFLQAAQDLGVKNVHVHKGPTIWPLDKDAFDVADVDHAATDFQGLNFIVEHVGLPRIEDFCFMAVQEPNVYAGLSVVVGGLMHARPKFFAKVMGELLFWVGEDKMLFGGDYNIWTPKWQVEGLVDWQMPDDDQFADYPRLTTASKKKILGLNAARLYDIPVPDELKLQDAPGEQLVAGQ, translated from the coding sequence ATGTACGAGAAGGATGGCGAGAAGTACTTCGTCGTCGACTCCCACTCGCACTTCTGGGACGCGTCCCGGGAGAACTGGGTCGAGGGTCGCGAGCAGTACGCCAAGGGCTGGATCGACTGCTTCTACGGCTACCACCAGCTCGGCCCGCCCGAGACGCACTGGGACTGGGAGCACTACCTCAAGGTCTCCGCCGACGACTTCGAGCGGGACATGTTCATCGAGGGCCACGTCGACTACGCGATCTTCCAGTCGACGTACCTGAAGGAGTGGTACAAGAACGGCTTCAACACGATCGACCAGAACGCGGAGCTGCTGGAGCGGTTCGGCGACCGGGTCATCGTCAACGGCCGCTTCGACCCGCGCGAGGGCGACGCCGGGCTCCGCCAGCTCGAGGCGGACATGGAGAAGTACCACTTCAAGGGCGTGAAGCTGTACACCGCGGAGTGGAACGGCGACTCCCGCGGCTACAAGCTGACCGACCCCGAGGCGTACCGCTTCCTGCAGGCGGCGCAGGACCTGGGCGTGAAGAACGTCCACGTGCACAAGGGCCCGACGATCTGGCCGCTGGACAAGGACGCGTTCGACGTCGCCGACGTCGACCACGCGGCCACCGACTTCCAGGGCCTCAACTTCATCGTCGAGCACGTCGGCCTGCCGCGCATCGAGGACTTCTGCTTCATGGCGGTGCAGGAGCCCAACGTCTACGCCGGCCTGTCCGTCGTCGTCGGCGGCCTGATGCACGCCCGCCCGAAGTTCTTCGCCAAGGTGATGGGCGAGCTGCTGTTCTGGGTCGGCGAGGACAAGATGCTCTTCGGCGGCGACTACAACATCTGGACGCCGAAGTGGCAGGTCGAGGGCCTCGTCGACTGGCAGATGCCGGACGACGACCAGTTCGCCGACTACCCGCGCCTCACCACCGCGAGCAAGAAGAAGATCCTCGGCCTGAACGCCGCCCGGCTCTACGACATCCCGGTGCCGGACGAGCTCAAGCTGCAGGACGCCCCGGGCGAGCAGCTGGTCGCGGGACAGTGA
- a CDS encoding iron-sulfur cluster assembly protein: MTPGPVDSTVRQAVWSALGTVLDPELDEPITDLDFVESCTVSPTGEVTVGLRLPTFFCAPNFSFLMVADAYDAVTAVPGVSRAQVTLADHHASDEINGGVAAHAGFVKSFEGSLNGEAAAELDELRHTFLSKAALAGQDRVARPLVDAGRGPEELAALTLGALTGTDADTDELARMRRRREAIGLPAGDDAPLLVHPDGSPVQVEQVPLHLRRARLQRVGIETNGEYCKSLLKIRYEQREPAAAGG, from the coding sequence GTGACGCCCGGGCCTGTCGACAGCACCGTCCGGCAGGCCGTGTGGTCCGCGCTGGGGACGGTGCTCGATCCGGAACTGGACGAGCCGATCACGGACCTCGACTTCGTCGAGTCGTGCACCGTCTCCCCCACCGGTGAGGTCACGGTGGGCCTGCGGCTGCCGACGTTCTTCTGCGCCCCGAACTTCTCGTTCCTGATGGTCGCCGACGCCTACGACGCGGTGACGGCCGTCCCCGGGGTGAGCAGGGCGCAGGTGACGCTGGCCGACCACCACGCCTCCGACGAGATCAACGGAGGGGTCGCGGCGCACGCCGGGTTCGTGAAGTCCTTCGAGGGCTCGCTGAACGGCGAGGCCGCGGCGGAGCTGGACGAGCTGCGCCACACGTTCCTGTCCAAGGCCGCGCTGGCCGGGCAGGACCGGGTGGCCCGGCCGCTGGTCGACGCCGGTCGCGGACCGGAGGAGCTCGCCGCGCTCACGCTCGGCGCGCTCACCGGCACCGACGCCGACACCGACGAGCTCGCCCGGATGCGTCGCCGCCGGGAGGCCATCGGCCTGCCCGCCGGGGACGACGCGCCGCTGCTGGTGCATCCGGACGGCTCACCCGTACAGGTCGAACAGGTCCCGCTCCACCTGCGCCGGGCGCGGCTGCAGCGGGTCGGGATCGAGACCAACGGGGAGTACTGCAAGTCGCTGCTCAAGATCCGTTACGAGCAGCGGGAACCCGCCGCGGCAGGCGGGTGA
- a CDS encoding class I SAM-dependent methyltransferase, with amino-acid sequence MSTAAAASPLHDRVLAGAGPGARLLDVGCGAGGLLARAAGDGLVVSGVDVERRALAMAERGAPSAALTVADAHELPFDDDAFDLVTLVQVLEHLTNPVQALREAGRVCAPGGTVRATVWGTPDECDAAVIGAALAPLTDAAPAPRQDRPPGPDRSGTGAPPLTDPERLARLAGLAGLAVREIGVVRVPADHPDADDLVAGVLESGPGRHAARSAGPAAVRTALLDALEPFRAGDGYRLVDTVRVLDATPERT; translated from the coding sequence GTGAGCACCGCTGCCGCCGCCTCCCCGTTGCACGACCGTGTGCTGGCGGGCGCGGGCCCCGGCGCCCGGCTGCTCGACGTCGGCTGCGGCGCCGGCGGCCTGCTCGCCCGCGCCGCGGGCGACGGCCTCGTCGTGTCCGGCGTGGACGTCGAGCGGCGGGCCCTCGCGATGGCGGAGCGGGGCGCGCCGTCGGCCGCGCTGACCGTCGCCGACGCGCACGAGCTCCCGTTCGACGACGACGCGTTCGACCTGGTCACCCTGGTCCAGGTGCTCGAGCACCTGACGAACCCGGTGCAGGCGCTCCGGGAGGCCGGGCGGGTGTGCGCACCCGGCGGGACGGTGCGGGCCACCGTCTGGGGCACCCCCGACGAGTGCGACGCGGCGGTGATCGGTGCGGCGCTCGCTCCGCTCACCGACGCGGCCCCCGCACCCCGCCAGGATCGGCCGCCCGGCCCGGACCGCAGCGGCACCGGGGCCCCGCCGCTGACCGACCCGGAGCGGCTGGCGAGGCTCGCCGGCCTCGCCGGGCTCGCGGTGCGGGAGATCGGCGTCGTCCGGGTGCCGGCGGACCACCCGGACGCCGACGACCTCGTCGCCGGGGTCCTGGAGTCCGGCCCGGGCCGGCACGCGGCCCGCTCGGCGGGACCGGCGGCCGTCCGGACGGCGCTGCTGGACGCCCTGGAGCCGTTCCGGGCCGGTGACGGCTACCGGCTCGTCGACACCGTGCGCGTCCTCGACGCCACCCCGGAACGCACGTGA
- a CDS encoding TfoX/Sxy family protein, translated as MAYDEGLAARIRTLLADEPGLTERRMFGGLAFLLDGHMAVAASGSGGLMVRVDPARSAELLTRRGASRMVMSGRETAGWLRVAGEPDVDDLDGPELAGWVAEGAGFVRTLPPK; from the coding sequence GTGGCCTACGACGAGGGGCTCGCCGCCCGCATCCGCACCCTGCTCGCGGACGAGCCCGGGCTCACCGAGCGGCGCATGTTCGGCGGCCTCGCCTTCCTGCTCGACGGCCACATGGCCGTCGCCGCCAGCGGGAGCGGCGGCCTGATGGTGCGGGTGGACCCGGCGCGGTCCGCCGAGCTGCTGACCCGCCGCGGGGCCTCGCGCATGGTGATGAGCGGCCGCGAGACGGCCGGCTGGCTGCGGGTGGCGGGCGAGCCGGACGTCGACGACCTCGACGGCCCGGAGCTGGCCGGATGGGTGGCGGAGGGCGCCGGGTTCGTGCGGACCCTGCCGCCGAAGTGA
- a CDS encoding 5-methyltetrahydropteroyltriglutamate--homocysteine S-methyltransferase: MPETAQSELVRTVPPFRADHVGSLLRPPALLAARERHAAGELDAAGLRAAEDSAIADVVALQESVGLRSATDGEFRRTSWHMDFIYALGGVSRTSGKVEVAMRNATGQNNFTSAGMAVDGKVGLDEPIFGTAFDFLASQVTTATPKLTIPSPSMVYARGGRAVISSDVYPDIEEFWADLSGAYAHQLAAMYDRGCRYLQLDDTALAYLNDPAHREQLAEKGDDPDTQHLRYIRQINAAIAGRPADLAVTTHMCRGNYRSSWAAEGGYDHVAEALFGGLEVDGFFCEFDDERSGTFAPLRFVPAGKQVVLGLVTTKTGALEDPDVLKRRIDEAARYVPLDQLCLSPQCGFSSTVEGNELTVDDQRRKLELIVSVAEDLWGR, translated from the coding sequence ATGCCGGAGACAGCGCAGTCCGAACTCGTCCGCACGGTCCCGCCGTTCCGCGCCGACCACGTCGGCAGCCTGCTGCGGCCGCCGGCCCTGCTCGCCGCCCGGGAGCGGCACGCCGCCGGTGAGCTCGACGCCGCCGGTCTGCGTGCCGCCGAGGACTCCGCGATCGCCGACGTCGTCGCGCTGCAGGAGTCGGTCGGTCTCCGCTCCGCGACCGACGGCGAGTTCCGCCGCACGTCGTGGCACATGGACTTCATCTACGCCCTCGGCGGCGTCTCCCGGACCTCCGGGAAGGTCGAGGTGGCGATGCGCAATGCCACCGGGCAGAACAACTTCACCTCGGCCGGGATGGCGGTCGACGGGAAGGTGGGGCTCGACGAGCCGATCTTCGGCACCGCCTTCGACTTCCTCGCGTCGCAGGTCACCACGGCGACGCCGAAACTGACTATCCCCTCGCCGAGCATGGTCTACGCCCGTGGCGGCCGGGCCGTGATCTCCTCCGACGTCTACCCCGACATCGAGGAGTTCTGGGCGGACCTCTCCGGTGCCTACGCCCACCAGCTCGCCGCGATGTACGACCGCGGCTGCCGCTACCTGCAGCTCGACGACACCGCGCTGGCCTACCTCAACGACCCGGCGCACCGCGAGCAGCTGGCGGAGAAGGGCGACGACCCGGACACCCAGCACCTGCGCTACATCCGCCAGATCAACGCGGCGATCGCCGGCCGTCCCGCGGACCTGGCCGTCACCACGCACATGTGCCGCGGGAACTACCGGTCGTCCTGGGCGGCCGAGGGCGGCTACGACCACGTCGCCGAGGCACTGTTCGGCGGGCTGGAGGTCGACGGCTTCTTCTGCGAGTTCGACGACGAGCGCTCCGGCACGTTCGCGCCGCTGCGGTTCGTCCCGGCCGGCAAGCAGGTGGTGCTGGGGCTGGTGACGACCAAGACCGGTGCCCTGGAGGACCCGGACGTGCTGAAGCGGCGGATCGATGAGGCCGCCCGGTACGTGCCGCTGGACCAGCTCTGCCTGTCCCCGCAGTGCGGCTTCTCCTCCACCGTCGAGGGCAACGAGCTCACCGTCGACGACCAGCGGCGGAAGCTGGAGTTGATCGTCTCGGTCGCGGAGGACCTCTGGGGACGCTGA
- a CDS encoding enoyl-CoA hydratase/isomerase family protein: protein MADGVRYERDGHVVTITYDRPEKRNAIDGDMRRSINAAWDRFRTDDDAWVAIVTGAGQAFCAGADLRSTTGNPAGDFPGSFWERPTVNSLESGWEIFKPIVAAVNGAAVGYGVTLLTWCDFVIAAEEATFCFPEVRLGVPTIVGALRLPRMIDRQAAMELLMTGETIDAHRAREIGLAGRVVPGESLMEEARGLAERLTAGAPLAQRAIKEMAVRGPEMGTTEAIRFGETMRRVVGATEDAAEGAAAARERRAPVWRAR, encoded by the coding sequence ATGGCTGATGGGGTCCGCTACGAGCGGGACGGGCACGTCGTGACGATCACCTACGACCGGCCGGAGAAGCGCAACGCGATCGACGGCGACATGCGCCGCTCGATCAACGCGGCCTGGGACCGGTTCCGCACCGACGACGACGCGTGGGTGGCGATCGTGACCGGCGCGGGGCAGGCGTTCTGCGCCGGGGCGGACCTGCGCTCGACCACCGGCAACCCGGCCGGCGACTTCCCCGGGAGCTTCTGGGAACGCCCGACCGTGAACTCGCTGGAGAGCGGCTGGGAGATCTTCAAGCCGATCGTCGCTGCGGTGAACGGCGCCGCCGTCGGCTACGGGGTCACCCTGCTGACCTGGTGCGACTTCGTCATCGCTGCGGAGGAGGCGACGTTCTGCTTCCCCGAGGTGCGGCTCGGCGTGCCGACGATCGTCGGCGCACTGCGGCTGCCCAGGATGATCGACCGGCAGGCCGCGATGGAGCTGCTGATGACGGGGGAGACGATCGACGCCCACCGGGCGCGGGAGATCGGGCTGGCCGGCCGCGTCGTCCCCGGGGAGTCCCTGATGGAGGAGGCGCGCGGCCTGGCGGAGCGGCTCACCGCGGGTGCCCCGCTCGCCCAGCGCGCGATCAAGGAGATGGCGGTGCGGGGGCCCGAGATGGGCACGACGGAGGCCATCCGGTTCGGCGAGACGATGCGCCGGGTCGTGGGCGCCACCGAGGACGCGGCGGAGGGAGCGGCGGCGGCGCGGGAGCGGCGGGCGCCGGTCTGGCGGGCCCGCTGA
- a CDS encoding IclR family transcriptional regulator — MAGEDGTGVPGGTAGTALRRALRVLESVAEIGDGVTAKALARRLDLPLPTTYRVLGTLVEEGYLVRLHAVRGYGLGYRVVGLYRGMTDRIVPPAPAREILADLHVRVGAAAVLAVLRAGDVVVAHSETCAAHPGPGAMPGEPVPAHATAPGKALLAGLDAGRLAEVLGAGPLGALTPHTLTDRRLLDRDLLRVRSAGVAVEVEEHARGRAGLAVAVPSGDGTAALGVVVSRADFAGRRWQLEQAVREAAGPLARHLAAATPLAAPG, encoded by the coding sequence GTGGCGGGTGAGGACGGCACCGGTGTCCCCGGCGGAACGGCCGGCACCGCGCTGCGGCGTGCGCTGCGGGTGCTGGAGTCCGTCGCCGAGATCGGCGACGGGGTGACCGCGAAGGCGCTCGCCCGCCGCCTCGACCTGCCCCTCCCGACGACGTACCGGGTGCTCGGCACGCTCGTCGAGGAGGGCTACCTCGTCCGGCTGCACGCGGTGCGCGGCTACGGCCTCGGTTACCGGGTCGTCGGGCTCTACCGCGGGATGACCGACCGGATCGTGCCGCCGGCGCCTGCCCGGGAGATCCTCGCCGACCTGCACGTCCGGGTCGGGGCGGCCGCCGTGCTGGCCGTGCTGCGGGCGGGCGACGTCGTGGTCGCGCACAGCGAGACGTGCGCCGCGCACCCCGGACCGGGGGCGATGCCGGGCGAGCCCGTCCCCGCGCACGCCACCGCACCCGGGAAGGCACTGCTCGCGGGGCTGGACGCCGGACGGCTCGCGGAGGTGCTCGGCGCCGGCCCGCTCGGCGCGCTGACCCCGCACACGCTGACCGACCGCAGGCTCCTCGACCGGGACCTGCTGCGGGTGCGCTCGGCGGGCGTCGCCGTGGAGGTCGAGGAGCACGCCCGTGGCCGGGCCGGGCTGGCCGTCGCGGTCCCGTCCGGGGACGGCACGGCGGCGCTCGGTGTGGTCGTCAGCCGGGCGGACTTCGCCGGCCGGCGGTGGCAGCTGGAGCAGGCCGTCCGGGAGGCGGCCGGTCCGCTGGCCCGCCACCTCGCTGCCGCGACGCCCCTCGCCGCGCCGGGCTGA
- a CDS encoding uridine kinase, whose product MAGGFRPTDRDGLAAHLAERITAVPGRLRVVVDGPPPTGPVELARVVAGLLRDRGRDALAVDADDFLRPASVRLEFGRTDPAMFLDGWLDEPALRREVLGPIAPEGSGSVLPRLRDVHRDRAFRDEPVPLGASGVVLLGGGRLLGRGLPADLTVHLRMGRAALERRLSPDLAWTAAAYTRYEEEGDPGAYADVLAMADHPERPAVRDR is encoded by the coding sequence GTGGCGGGTGGGTTCCGGCCGACGGACCGCGACGGGCTCGCCGCCCACCTCGCGGAGCGGATCACCGCCGTGCCCGGACGGCTGCGGGTCGTCGTCGACGGCCCTCCGCCCACCGGGCCGGTCGAGCTGGCACGCGTCGTCGCCGGCCTGCTCCGGGACCGGGGCCGGGACGCGCTCGCCGTCGACGCCGACGACTTCCTGCGGCCCGCATCGGTCCGCCTGGAGTTCGGCCGGACCGATCCCGCCATGTTCCTCGACGGGTGGCTGGACGAGCCGGCCCTGCGCCGCGAGGTGCTGGGGCCGATCGCCCCGGAAGGCAGCGGATCGGTGCTGCCCCGGCTGCGGGACGTGCACCGGGACCGCGCGTTCCGCGACGAACCGGTACCGCTCGGCGCAAGCGGTGTCGTCCTGCTCGGCGGTGGCCGGCTGCTGGGACGAGGCCTCCCCGCTGATCTGACGGTCCACCTGCGGATGGGACGGGCCGCCCTGGAGCGCCGGCTGTCGCCGGATCTCGCCTGGACCGCGGCCGCCTACACCCGGTACGAGGAGGAGGGCGATCCCGGCGCGTACGCGGACGTGCTCGCGATGGCCGACCATCCGGAGCGTCCCGCTGTACGTGACCGCTAG
- a CDS encoding DUF3662 and FHA domain-containing protein, producing the protein MGRVDRFERRLQGFVGDAFARVFGGSVVPQEVAQALLREAEDHVEQLAGGRLLAPNRYTVLLSPSDLDRMAGDEDGVVRSLSSHVAKELTDQGWDTYGEVVVFLERSEALHTGQFRTRSAVDPDASRRAATRARTAGEAPMSQQPGHPEENGQYGYDRGAPGGYGQQTYAPPGYDQEQGQQGYGQQQGGYDQYGQPQGGYGQPQGYDQYGQPQGGYAQPQGYDQYGQPAYGQPPQGYGQPQQGYADPNQGYGGYPQQQPGYPQQGYDQGYDGYGQPQGYGQPQGYAQPGGYPQQGYDQGYDGYGQPQGYGQPQGYGQPQGGYDQGYDGQGYGGQGGWGAPVQLTAMLILDDGSNRNYQLVEGTHVIGRGQDSQFRLPDTGVSRRHLEVTWDGQVATLNDLGSTNGTTVNNSPVQSCQLTDGDVIRVGHSSLVFRTQG; encoded by the coding sequence TTGGGCCGCGTGGATCGCTTCGAGCGCCGATTGCAGGGGTTCGTGGGCGACGCCTTCGCGCGGGTCTTCGGAGGCAGTGTCGTCCCACAGGAAGTCGCACAGGCACTGCTGAGGGAAGCCGAGGACCACGTCGAGCAGCTCGCCGGAGGTCGCCTGTTGGCGCCCAACCGGTACACCGTTCTGCTCAGTCCCAGCGATCTCGACCGGATGGCGGGCGACGAGGACGGGGTCGTCCGATCCCTCTCGTCGCACGTGGCGAAGGAACTCACCGACCAGGGCTGGGACACCTACGGTGAGGTCGTAGTCTTCCTGGAGCGCTCCGAGGCGCTGCACACGGGACAATTCCGCACCCGCTCCGCTGTCGATCCCGACGCTTCCCGTCGGGCCGCCACCAGAGCACGCACCGCAGGAGAAGCACCCATGAGCCAGCAACCGGGCCACCCCGAGGAGAACGGGCAGTACGGGTACGACCGTGGCGCCCCCGGCGGGTACGGCCAGCAGACCTACGCGCCTCCGGGGTACGACCAGGAGCAGGGTCAGCAGGGCTACGGCCAGCAGCAGGGCGGGTACGACCAGTACGGCCAGCCGCAGGGCGGGTACGGACAGCCCCAGGGCTACGACCAGTACGGCCAGCCCCAGGGCGGCTACGCGCAGCCCCAGGGCTACGACCAGTACGGCCAGCCCGCCTACGGGCAGCCGCCGCAGGGCTACGGCCAGCCGCAGCAGGGCTACGCGGACCCGAACCAGGGCTACGGCGGATACCCGCAGCAGCAGCCCGGCTACCCGCAGCAGGGCTACGACCAGGGCTACGACGGCTACGGCCAGCCCCAGGGCTACGGCCAGCCGCAGGGCTACGCCCAGCCCGGCGGGTACCCGCAGCAGGGCTACGACCAGGGCTACGACGGCTACGGCCAGCCCCAGGGTTACGGCCAGCCGCAGGGCTACGGCCAGCCCCAGGGCGGGTACGACCAGGGCTACGACGGCCAGGGTTACGGCGGCCAGGGCGGCTGGGGCGCACCGGTGCAGCTCACCGCGATGCTGATCCTGGACGACGGGTCGAACCGCAACTACCAGCTGGTCGAGGGCACCCACGTCATCGGCCGCGGTCAGGACTCCCAGTTCCGCCTCCCGGACACCGGCGTCTCCCGCCGGCACCTCGAGGTCACCTGGGACGGCCAGGTCGCGACCCTGAACGACCTGGGCTCGACCAACGGCACCACGGTGAACAACTCGCCGGTGCAGTCGTGCCAGCTCACCGACGGCGACGTGATCCGCGTGGGTCACTCCAGCCTGGTGTTCCGGACCCAGGGCTGA
- a CDS encoding FHA domain-containing protein, with translation MPELVLQLTRGGFLALLWLFVLLALQVVRSDLYTASGLKGAVPGRSGGKAPRARGAGRGKVARQLLVTQGPLTGSRITLDSRPILIGRADDSTLKLDDDYASTRHARISQQGDEWYVEDLGSTNGTYLERNKVTGPTRVPLGTPVRIGKTVIELRS, from the coding sequence GTGCCGGAACTGGTGCTGCAGCTGACCAGAGGTGGCTTTCTGGCCCTTCTCTGGCTGTTCGTCCTGCTCGCACTGCAGGTGGTCCGCTCGGACCTCTACACCGCCTCCGGGCTCAAGGGCGCCGTGCCCGGCCGGTCGGGAGGCAAGGCCCCCCGTGCCCGTGGCGCAGGCCGCGGGAAGGTGGCCCGCCAGCTGCTCGTCACCCAGGGCCCGCTGACCGGCAGCCGGATCACCCTGGACTCGCGGCCGATCCTCATCGGCCGCGCGGACGACTCCACCCTCAAGCTCGACGACGACTACGCATCCACCCGGCACGCCCGCATCTCCCAGCAGGGAGACGAGTGGTACGTCGAGGATCTCGGGTCGACGAACGGCACCTATCTCGAACGTAATAAGGTCACCGGGCCCACCCGGGTCCCGTTGGGGACGCCGGTCCGCATCGGCAAGACGGTGATCGAGCTGCGATCGTGA
- a CDS encoding PP2C family serine/threonine-protein phosphatase encodes MTLVLRYSARSDRGLVRQNNQDAVYAGPRLLALADGMGGHAAGEVASSLVISALAPLDDDVPGDDLLAELRDATHEGNDAISRHVADAPDLEGMGTTLTAILFAGSRLGMVHVGDSRCYQLRGGEFAQITKDDTFVQSLIDEGRITEEEAHTHPQRSLLLRAITGQDVDPSLSIRESRAGDRFLLCSDGLSGPVSDETLQQTLEDYADPRECADRLIELALRGGGPDNITCIVADVVDVDYADDAPIIGGSAGRSPRAGDGDYRHDERAPHTSAQRAAATTLPRTEPVRLEPDRTGSDGRRRGLRPVLALLGVLVVLVAGVFVARALVLQQYYVGVDQNQVAIYQGVRGNVLGVPLQRVAERSDIDLDDLPQSVRTQVAGGIVSDDGDTGARDTVDRLREQMLPLCSTLNPPPAPPVVAPPAVPGGPPVTTTPLPTMTPDPGRNCRLDS; translated from the coding sequence GTGACACTGGTGCTGCGCTACTCGGCCCGCAGTGACCGCGGACTGGTCCGGCAGAACAACCAGGACGCCGTCTACGCCGGCCCCCGACTGCTCGCCCTCGCCGACGGCATGGGTGGGCACGCCGCCGGCGAGGTCGCCTCGTCCCTGGTGATCTCCGCACTGGCCCCGCTCGACGACGACGTTCCCGGCGACGACCTGCTCGCCGAGCTCCGCGACGCGACCCACGAGGGCAACGACGCGATCTCCCGGCACGTCGCCGACGCCCCCGATCTCGAGGGCATGGGCACCACGCTGACCGCCATCCTCTTCGCGGGGTCGCGGCTGGGCATGGTGCACGTCGGCGACTCGCGGTGCTACCAGCTGCGCGGCGGTGAGTTCGCCCAGATCACGAAGGACGACACGTTCGTCCAGTCGCTGATCGACGAGGGGCGGATCACCGAGGAGGAGGCGCACACGCACCCGCAGCGCTCGCTGCTGCTGCGCGCCATCACCGGGCAGGACGTCGACCCCTCGCTGTCGATCCGCGAGTCCCGCGCCGGCGACCGCTTCCTGCTCTGCTCGGACGGGCTCTCCGGCCCGGTCAGCGACGAGACCCTGCAGCAGACGCTGGAGGACTACGCCGACCCGCGCGAGTGCGCCGACCGGCTGATCGAGCTCGCGCTGCGTGGTGGCGGGCCCGACAACATCACGTGCATCGTGGCGGACGTGGTGGACGTGGACTACGCCGACGACGCGCCGATCATCGGTGGGTCGGCCGGGCGGAGCCCCCGCGCGGGCGACGGCGACTACCGGCACGACGAGCGTGCCCCGCACACCTCCGCGCAGCGGGCCGCGGCGACCACCCTGCCCCGCACCGAGCCGGTGCGGCTCGAACCCGACCGGACCGGGTCCGACGGGCGCCGGCGCGGGCTGCGGCCCGTGCTCGCGCTGCTCGGCGTGCTCGTGGTGCTGGTGGCCGGCGTCTTCGTCGCCCGGGCACTGGTGCTCCAGCAGTACTACGTGGGCGTGGACCAGAACCAGGTCGCGATCTACCAGGGCGTGCGCGGGAACGTGCTCGGGGTCCCGCTGCAGCGGGTCGCCGAGCGCTCCGACATCGACCTCGACGACCTCCCGCAGTCGGTGCGCACCCAGGTCGCCGGCGGGATCGTCTCCGACGACGGCGACACCGGCGCCCGCGACACCGTGGACCGGCTGCGCGAGCAGATGCTGCCACTGTGCTCGACGCTGAACCCGCCCCCGGCGCCGCCCGTGGTCGCGCCGCCCGCCGTGCCCGGCGGACCCCCGGTGACCACCACACCGCTGCCGACCATGACCCCGGACCCGGGCCGCAACTGCCGGCTCGACAGCTGA